AGTCTTTTAAATAATATGAAATTTTCGATTTCCTTGTATAAGCTACATGAGACAAATTCATGTTACAAAAGGAGTAACGACACATTGTTGTCCACATTGTTTTTTATGGATAAATAACTCAAATGATATAACCGATTCTTTGTGACTCGAACTCATAATCTCTAACTTACAAATAAGAGACTATGTTACTAGACGAAATAGTACTGAGCTAAATGCTCACATTTAACTAGGCTGAACTGTTGAAGGGAAGAGCAAGCAATTTTGTATTTTCACTTTCTTCAATTGAGAATGTAAAATATACTAATGTAAGCTGCTTGATGAAATGCTTCAACAAAAAGAAAAGTGGAAGCGACAGTTTCGGGTTTCTAAATTCCAAATGTGTGTCACATATGATGATACATATGTCGTAGTCGCTTAAATTGATGGATGATTGTGAAAGTAGAAAAGCTACGTTCACTGAGATTGGTTTAATTTGGTAAAATACAGATCAAATACAAGAGAAGTAAAATCGATCATACTTATAGTAAACAACTTTTTTTCACGTATACATAGATCATTGCTGCAAAAGATTTGAACGATGTAAAATGATCAAGTGATGCATGAATTGCAATAAACGTAGTACAAATGAAACACACACCTAGAGACTAACCTTCCTCTTGCACTTTTGTTCTTGAATCGCCTGGCTAGAAATATTAACCGTCATAGTACAGTTCATCTTCACCACCACATGCTTCTTCACTATATTCAACATGTTCACCCTTCCCGGAATCCTAGAATAGCTGCTCATCGTCAATAGCCCCGAACCCACGTCCGTCTTCAGGTTCGGGTTTGTGGTGAGGATGTCAGTGATGATATCCACCGTGATGTTCATCCGCATGGTCCGTCGGGCCTTAGCTCGTCCCGGAGGTCCCCTAGCTTCCCCAACCACCGTGCCGTGATAGTACAGCGTGGTGGTGGTGTTGCTGTACTTGAACGAAGCAACGTTCGGATTCTTCACTGAAACATCAGCCGTTAGCGAGATGTTGGTGCCCGGCTTGGGGGTGGTGCCATTGACGAGCTCGAGCTTCGTGACTGTGACTTTGTTCATCATGATCTTCGGCTCCTTGACTCGGAACACAGTGAAAGCTAGGATGATGATCACCACGGCTTGGATTAGCACTATGGCCGTTATGCACCCGCAGCAGTTGATGAACTTCTTTCGTCGAGCTATTTTCATGTGGAGGGCGGCTTCATTGTCATCGCTGCTGGGGCGGTAGCCGGCTGGGGCTAGCGGTCTTGCCTGCTCCTTCTCCACCATCGTGGCTAGAGGTTGCTGATGGGGAAGAAGAGGCTAGGGTGTCTGGTGTCTTATAAGGTTGAGTTGTAAGTGGTAGTGTGTGTTGATCATGGGGTTTAGTCAGAGTTTCTACAAGTGCTGACAATGAGAGATTTTGTGGGTTTTGCCTACCCATGATTTTTTTTCAAGCTGCTGAAAGTTGACCTTTACTCACACATGACTGATGTTCACATAGAGTTTGATACATGAACAGATACTATTTCATTTCGTGACATGATTATGACAAACATGTGATGGTTTTTAACTCTTCATTTATAGGTCCAAAACTTAGGGAAATCACCCTTTGATATTTACTTGTGATAGAATTTATACTATATGCTAAAATTCAGTCATATATGATAGGTAATGTTCATAAGGCCCATAAAATCGTCAGTTTGTATCGCATTTGTTGCGTAATTACGGCTTTGTCATTTTAATGGATCGTGATATGTTGTGTTGCCCTTCAGTATATAAGGGCCCGATAACAAATCAAACTATCAAAACTCGATCTCTCTCTGCAGCTAAATACGATCTTCACTTTTAATTATGATTCAATTAAGAATTGCAATTCGTGAAATCTTAAGATCAAGACTTGAACTTCAAGTCTTAGAGCAACTTTAACAAACTCTCTATTTTAGTTTTTAGCTATTTTAGAGAGAGTGTTTAGCTTTTTTGATATTTTCGGAGCTCTAGCAGATTAGTCAAAGTTTAGCTATTATGACTTTTAACTATTTCGCTAGCTAAATATAGAGAGCGAGATGACTCAGATGAGGCTAGCTATAGTTTAATACATTCCTTGTAAGATATTTTACGTGATATATAAATATATTTAAACTATTTAATCTTTATTTGAAGAATAATGTTGATATAATGCTAACTAAAATAGAAAGTACTGATGTAGCCGTATATCTAAAATGACTAGCCAAAATAACATTTTACCTAATTTGACTAAAATTTAACTAAAAAATGGCTAGCATTGCTAAAGATGCTATAGCTAAATGTTATAAATTTGAAGCTCTTCAATAGCTAAATTTAAATCATGCACAGTTGGAGTAAATTAATTTCATAAACTAATTATTAAAAATAAATGTGCTGAAAATGATTGATTTTGTTCAAACAAGATGACATTTTACTATTTTCAATAATGGTGATGTTGTGTAAGTGTGACACCCTAACGAGACTAACGACATAAAATTTCATACCATCGATCATTATTTCTTGCCATTGACTATATATTATCATCCAAAATATAATACAAGAATATGAGTGTCTTCGGTTTATTCCCAAGTGTGTTCACCACCAACTTCTTAACTACCTTCATCTACCATATTAATGAAAAATGTGGAAGAAATAAGCCTTCCTTTCCCGGCACTCTGATTTTGACAAAGATCTAGTTAACATACTATGACATATACCGGCATAACTACAAATTGAAGGCTTCTAGTGCACCACATCTGAATATCATAAACTAAGTTGGTTAATTATATATGCATATCAATCTATAGTAAGTCTGATTGTCTGAATATATAAGATCGACCTTGTATGGATTTCCAGAAGTAAAGACATCATATGATGTTGGTAAGTGGAGGACTTAAAACTCAAAAGAAGTTGCCAAATTTCCTTACCTATAGAAGTTCCACCATGTGACTACAGGATCTACAGCTACACATGTAACATATATTAACAATGTAAGAGACACGTCGAGTATAATAATTTTAAATTACTTTGCACTAAAATGTAATGTTTTGTTTTATCATAATCTCGTGTTTATGACAAGCGTATATATGATTTTGGTCTTTAATATGATTAATTTAATTAATGAATTAAATTCAATGTGTTGTTACTTTGAACTTTAGGTTACCTTTCACTTGTGTCTCTGATCTTTATGGTTATCTCCCTTCCATGATCTCTACATTTCTTTTAGTATCCTCTAATATCTTAATCTCTATATGAAAGCCGACTGTAAAGCAGCAAAACAAATTGAGCTTCGGTAGTCTCCACTTGTTTTGGGAGAGTCTTCTCCAGTAGTCGCTTACATGTATTAGTCACGACTCCAGATTTACATGACATTTGTTGTGACTTCATGTTTTCAGAATGCTCTTTTTACCACATTTGGTGCATGACCATCTGTAAACTACAATAAAAAAGAAAATAACTAGTTATTAGCAATTTAGCATGCATTTTCGTTCTCTTAATTCCTTTTCCAATAGCATGCATTAGAAATGAACATATTAACTAATGTTAGCCTGCATAAATATTGTTAATGCAAGATTGTTAAGTAGTTATACAAGTTTCAGATACAAATTGATATGTTTGACCCAGTTGGGGATACTGGAAATGTGAACCAGCAAGCATCAGTATATATCATCCTAGCTGGTTATACCATCAACTTCAAAGAAGCTTCCGCTTTACCTAGAGAATAATTATATGTTCTTTTGAATCGTTCATCCTTGACTGAATCCACCAGCTAGAAATGCCCTCCTTGACTTTATCAGAAGAGGAAAATAAGAAAATTGCAGAAGAGAGTAATGAACAAGTAATCTCTGCATTGCCTCTACAAGTGAAAATTAAGGAAGAAGAAAAAGGGTTTAGGATGAACAAGCTAAATCATATATA
Above is a window of Fragaria vesca subsp. vesca linkage group LG7, FraVesHawaii_1.0, whole genome shotgun sequence DNA encoding:
- the LOC101306460 gene encoding uncharacterized protein LOC101306460 translates to MVEKEQARPLAPAGYRPSSDDNEAALHMKIARRKKFINCCGCITAIVLIQAVVIIILAFTVFRVKEPKIMMNKVTVTKLELVNGTTPKPGTNISLTADVSVKNPNVASFKYSNTTTTLYYHGTVVGEARGPPGRAKARRTMRMNITVDIITDILTTNPNLKTDVGSGLLTMSSYSRIPGRVNMLNIVKKHVVVKMNCTMTVNISSQAIQEQKCKRKVSL